Sequence from the Malaciobacter pacificus genome:
GAGTAAAACATAATTCACCCTTGTTATAAACAATAACATCATTATATGAAATAACAAGTTTTTCTTCATCACTTGCAATTTTACTAGCACCTATTGTTGAAGCGATTCTTCCAAAGTTTGGATCTTCACCAAACAGTGCAGTTTTAACTAGTAGTGAGTTTGATAAAGCTTTTGCAGCAATTTGAGCATCTTCATCACTTAAAGCATTAATAACTTCAAACGCAGCTACTTTTTTTGCACCCTCACCATCAGCTACCATTAACATTGCCATATCATGCATAACTAATCTTAATGCTTCAAAGAATGCATCTTTATCATACGCATTTGATTTTCCATTTGCAAGTAACATAACTGTGTCATTTGTTGAAGTATCACCATCAACTGAAATAGCGTTAAATGTTGAATCACTATTAACTTCTAAAGCCTCTTTCATATCTTGAGAAGAAACTTTTGCATCAGTACAAATAAAACAAAGCATCGTTGCTAAGTTTGGATTAATCATCCCTGCACCTTTAGCAACAGCACCTATTTTAAAAGAGCTTCCGTCTTCAAGCTTTACTTCATACATACATGTTTTAGGATACGCATCAGTTGTCATAATAGCTTTTGACAGTTCTTCTCCATTTTTTGCATTTAAATCAAAGCTTTTTGCACCATTTATTAATTTTTCCAATGGTAGTGGATTTCCAATAACTCCAGTACTACTCATAATAGGGTTTATTAAATCAAAGTCTAAAGATGAAAAAAGAGTATCAATATCTTGAATACCTTTTTTACCTGTTAATGCATTTGCATTTTTTGAATTAATAAGTACAAAATTTGTTTGAAAATTTTTTTCATAGTTTTGAAAATGTTTTAAAGGTGCTGCTTGAAATCTGTTTTCTGTGAAGATAGCTTGAACATTACAGGCTTCTTTTGTGTAAATAAACCCTAAATCATTATTTCCATTTGGTTTTAAACCTGCATGAATTCCATCACAATAAAATCCATCAATTTGGTCAATAAAACCTTTAATAGGTAAAATAGTAAACATATTATAATTCCTCTGGTTGTTTAGTTAAATTTATCATTCTTTTTGCTCTTGAAATACCCTTTTGAGAACCAACTAAAAGTAATTTACAATTAGCATTTATTTGAGTTGTACCTTTTGGCATTTGAACAAATTTTCCTTTATGTTCAGTTATTCCAATAATTGATACTT
This genomic interval carries:
- the argJ gene encoding bifunctional glutamate N-acetyltransferase/amino-acid acetyltransferase ArgJ: MFTILPIKGFIDQIDGFYCDGIHAGLKPNGNNDLGFIYTKEACNVQAIFTENRFQAAPLKHFQNYEKNFQTNFVLINSKNANALTGKKGIQDIDTLFSSLDFDLINPIMSSTGVIGNPLPLEKLINGAKSFDLNAKNGEELSKAIMTTDAYPKTCMYEVKLEDGSSFKIGAVAKGAGMINPNLATMLCFICTDAKVSSQDMKEALEVNSDSTFNAISVDGDTSTNDTVMLLANGKSNAYDKDAFFEALRLVMHDMAMLMVADGEGAKKVAAFEVINALSDEDAQIAAKALSNSLLVKTALFGEDPNFGRIASTIGASKIASDEEKLVISYNDVIVYNKGELCFTPEVEEKAGKVLQNDKYKITCDIGLGEGKFTAYGCDLGYKYVEINADYRT